The window TTTGAAGATCCCATAAATATTTGTAAAAAAGTCTTTTCGAAGTATGACGCTGTCATTGCGAGCGAGCCCCGTTGGCGAGCGTGGCAATCTCATCGCTTAGGCAGAAGAGATTATTTCGTCCCCTCGACAGACTCGGGATAAACTCCGACTCCTCGATGACAGATGCCCTCATAGGCCGACCGGGCGCGGGTTCTCAATAGGCCCCTACTAACTTCGAAAAGACGTGGCGAAGAATTGGCAGAATAAAATGGAAGATTCTTCACCCGCTTAAGTTCAGAATGACATTATTAGATTAGACAGCTCTAAAGATTTCTTCGATATCTTCGTATATCTTTCTTTCTTGGCGCCCTTCAGAAATTGCCAACTCTTTCACTAAGAGCGTCTTGGCAGTATCTAGCATTTTACGTTCTCCAAAGGAGAGCTCTTTCTCGCGCTTGAGTAACGACAAATCTCTTAACACCTCGGCAATTTCATAAACCGAACCGGTTTTTATTTTATCCATGTAGTCGCGGTAACGGCGATTCCAGGTTTGATGATCGAGGGTAATATCGCGTTGGCGCATGACTTCATAAACGCCATCTACTTCAGACTCCGCAATCACTTCACGCAACCCAACACTATTGACGTTGGTGGTGGGAACCATGATTTTCATGCCACTATCGAGGATTTGGAGCACATAGAAAGTTTGATTACTCCCTGAGATCTCACGACTCTCGACACTTTTAATTTCCCCTACCCCATGGGCTGGATAAACTGCCTTATCACCCACCTTAAAGGGTAACCCTTTAAGCGAAAATTTTTTGGATCGAACGGTTTCTTTGACCAGGGACTTTCCCATTGAAGCTCCTCTTCTTGATAATTAACAATTGATTAGAAAAGAACTTTCCCTTATATAAACGGGCCGACTGTTTAACATA of the Deltaproteobacteria bacterium genome contains:
- a CDS encoding CarD family transcriptional regulator — translated: MGKSLVKETVRSKKFSLKGLPFKVGDKAVYPAHGVGEIKSVESREISGSNQTFYVLQILDSGMKIMVPTTNVNSVGLREVIAESEVDGVYEVMRQRDITLDHQTWNRRYRDYMDKIKTGSVYEIAEVLRDLSLLKREKELSFGERKMLDTAKTLLVKELAISEGRQERKIYEDIEEIFRAV